One region of Asterias rubens chromosome 5, eAstRub1.3, whole genome shotgun sequence genomic DNA includes:
- the LOC117289914 gene encoding nicotinate-nucleotide pyrophosphorylase [carboxylating]-like, whose translation MNTGYHKQRSSARSLSKMGKWGKYKKKYNTKWEDQPGIKDWIARVPNDDTKVMCRYCHCRLRAHNHDLQRHAKTSKHRSCAGPKASMANAPTFEQHSVSGPSTYSGMSSFNIPSVLHPTAVQEAVKRWLLEDTPSFDYAGFVVGDLEETAVIICKSPGVLAGVPFVEAVFHELDCWVQWKYREGAELYDTPCEVATVSGRARRILLGERIALNILARASGVANKARQFAQMATDHHWHGEIAGSRKTTPGFRMVEKYALMVGGVSTHRYDLSSMIMLKDNHIWTAGSITKAVNDARRVGGFSTKIEVECRSVPEATEAALAGAEIVMLDNFDAQAAKEAASNLKDLFPQLIIEVSGGVTEHNIAQLFSPFINVISSSTLTQGYPVVDYSLKILKEGHDPRNPTVTSIQRLSMESMDPTHTLNHSVTDAVSVMNILSREASASRDGNQSLVQGDRGQDLETTTVTIITTTEDNVLDGGEQGHN comes from the exons ATGAATACAGGGTATCATAAACAGCGTTCAAGTGCCCGTTCCCTTTCTAAAATGGGGAAGTGGGGTAAGTACAAGAAGAAGTACAATACAAAATGGGAAGACCAGCCGGGCATCAAAGACTGGATTGCCCGCGTACCGAATGATGACACTAAAGTTATGTGCCGTTATTGTCACTGCCGCCTACGGGCCCACAACCATGACTTACAACGGCACGCCAAGACCTCAAAACACAGGTCGTGTGCCGGTCCAAAGGCAAGCATGGCAAATGCTCCGACGTTCGAGCAGCACTCGGTGAGTGGTCCAAGCACGTACAGTGGAATGTCAAGCTTCAACATCCCAAGTGTTCTACACCCAACTGCCGTGCAGGAAGCTGTGAAACGGTGGCTTTTAGAAGACACACCAAGTTTCGACTACGCTGGGTTTGTTGTTGGAGACCTTGAAGAGACGGCCGTGATCATTTGCAAGAGCCCTGGAGTTCTAGCTGGTGTACCGTTTGTTGAAGCAGTCTTTCATGAACTTGATTGCTGGGTGCAGTGGAAGTACCGGGAGGGGGCGGAGCTATATGATACCCCCTGTGAAGTGGCCACCGTTTCGGGCCGAGCCCGACGTATTCTTCTTGGAGAGAGAATAGCGTTGAATATTCTTGCACGTGCAAGTGGGGTCGCCAACAAAGCTCGCCAGTTTGCGCAAATGGCTACTGACCACCATTGGCATGGGGAGATTGCCGGGTCGCGCAAGACAACCCCTGGATTCCGAATGGTGGAAAAATATGCATTGATGGTTGGCGGAGTGTCAACGCATCGTTATGATCTGTCCAGTATGATCATGTTGAAAGATAACCATATCTGGACAGCTGGAAGTATAACAAAG GCTGTTAATGATGCTAGACGTGTGGGTGGCTTCAGTACTAAGATCGAGGTAGAGTGCCGTAGTGTTCCTGAAGCCACAGAAGCAGCCCTGGCCGGAGCTGAGATCGTTATGCTTGACAACTTTGACGCACAG GCTGCCAAGGAAGCTGCATCCAATCTGAAAGACTTGTTTCCACAGCTGATCATCGAGGTCAGCGGAGGGGTCACTGAACATAATATTGCTCAGCTCTTCAGCCCGTTCATCAATGTCATCTCATCCAGCACACTCACTCAG GGATACCCTGTTGTGGATTACTCCCTCAAGATCCTGAAGGAAGGTCATGACCCACGCAATCCAACAGTCACCTCCATACAACGTCTCTCTATGGAATCTATGGACCCAACTCACACTCTCAACCACAGCGTCACCGATGCCGTCTCCGTCATGAATATTCTGAGCAGGGAAGCCAGTGCATCCAGGGATGGTAACCAGAGCCTGGTCCAGGGTGACCGAGGCCAAGACTTAGAGACAACAACAGTAACGATTATCACAACAACCGAGGATAATGTACTGGACGGTGGTGAGCAAGGCCACAATTAA
- the LOC117290492 gene encoding ficolin-3-like translates to MALFYDVALWVVFVLAVKQTTASPCYHQMRRREFFRAENKQLQQVPYQQTVSSSHVLCVSYCHADPQCHSVNYNIDNHLCELNNATRAQYPNEFITHYGSVYFDAGLHTPLSSARRYSGCNELKMAGYNVTGVYEIFPDALGKGIKVQCDMELEYSSCKTLLEAGYDVSGVYKIHPLGFKDGLQVYCDMDGGGWIVTQRRQDGSVNFYRNWTEYQIGFGNLSSEFWLGNDILRTLTESANTTWSLLIELVDWNDEIGWAEYGSIRISGINFTLSVGSYNANSTAGDALAYHDGMMFTTNDRDNDIKDVNNCAVICSGAWWYSDCYAANLNGGYYYGGKRSSLGMNWFQWREFNSLKKTSLKIRQSF, encoded by the coding sequence ATGGCTCTGTTCTACGACGTAGCACTTTGGGTAGTTTTTGTTCTAGCGGTCAAACAAACAACTGCTTCTCCGTGCTATCATCAGATGAGGAGGAGAGAGTTTTTTCGCgcagaaaataaacaattacagCAAGTTCCATACCAACAAACTGTTAGCAGTTCTCATGTCCTCTGCGTGAGTTACTGCCATGCTGATCCTCAGTGCCACTCAGTCAATTACAACATTGACAATCATCTTTGTGAGTTAAACAATGCCACCAGGGCTCAGTATCCTAATGAGTTTATCACACACTATGGAAGTGTTTACTTTGATGCGGGTTTACATACTCCTCTTTCCTCTGCCCGTCGTTACAGTGGTTGTAATGAACTAAAAATGGCCGGTTATAATGTAACTGGAGTTTATGAAATCTTTCCAGATGCTCTAGGTAAGGGTATCAAAGTTCAATGTGACATGGAGCTTGAATATAGCAGTTGCAAGACGCTACTTGAAGCAGGGTATGATGTGAGTGGCGTCTATAAGATACACCCTCTAGGATTCAAAGATGGTTTGCAAGTGTACTGTGATATGGACGGTGGGGGCTGGATCGTTACTCAGAGGCGACAAGACGGTAGCGTGAACTTCTACCGCAACTGGACAGAATACCAGATCGGCTTTGGCAACCTCTCTAGTGAATTCTGGCTTGGAAATGACATCTTACGTACCCTGACAGAGTCAGCAAATACAACCTGGAGTTTACTTATTGAGTTGGTAGATTGGAATGACGAAATAGGCTGGGCGGAGTACGGATCAATCCGGATATCAGGCATTAACTTCACACTAAGTGTTGGGTCTTACAACGCCAACAGCACAGCAGGAGACGCCCTGGCATACCACGACGGTATGATGTTTACTACCAATGACCGTGACAATGACATCAAAGATGTGAATAATTGTGCCGTGATATGCTCAGGTGCCTGGTGGTACTCTGATTGCTACGCGGCTAATCTGAACGGTGGTTATTATTACGGCGGAAAGCGGTCTTCATTAGGAATGAACTGGTTCCAGTGGAGAGAATTtaattctttgaaaaaaacttCATTGAAAATTCGTCAGTCGTTTTAG